The nucleotide window tgataaaaaatatggAAGGAACTTTAACACTGCAAAAGACCATACACATCAGTTTCTTCTATATGAAAACCtaatataatgcaatataatGTTATGCTAATTACAGTACCTGAGAAAACTAATAAAAAGATAGTAAATTTGTAAATGACACCTAACACCAATTTCCAAATGGACAAAATATTTCTACCAATTGCTTTCGTCACATTTCGAAGGAATCTAGCATCAGTCTAATTCAAGCACAGTACCTCCACAGCGAGTACACCATGAATTTGCAGGTATAATAAACTCAtgtcattattttgatgatattttgcaatgaaattgaaatagttattatcataccCAACACACTGCCTTGCCATGATGGAACTGATCTGAATTTCAACTGCCTTCCCctaggcccagcttctattgtcacatCATGATTTATTTCATATCTGATTGGTTCTCTTCTGCTGTGTGTCAGTGCTTACGGTTACGTCATGTTCCAGCAcaaatctaattggctcatttgatttccttgGCATACATCATATGCTACAAATTACAAACTTTCACAGAATGATGTGTTCTACTACTTGGTAAGCTCAGATTCTGTATTGCAGGTGTTAGAcgtcatttccaataataccgAAAAGATGAACATATAATGCGATGTGCCATAATGTTAGGATAAGAAATGGAATAAGCAAAAACAATTTtggatcttcttctttcttctttcttcttgttatagggttttagactataaTATTGTCTATATCCCCCTGGGCCAGACTTACACCAATTTCGGATAAGCTGGTGTAAGTCTGGCCCAAGTCAGACAATGTATTTGACTTTGACACTCCTGTATATGACATCAGCTCGCTCTTTTTTAATTAATCTTTTCAAAACTAATACGAAAAACTTAAATGCAACTGCTTTACCTGTCTTTCTTATCTACGAAGTTTATCAAGACGATACAGcaatagttcttcttcttctttcttcttttatagggttttagactaatTGTATAGTCTATATCCTCTGGatctatattctttcttctttcttctacagCAATAGTTAACTCCTACAACATGTAccagttcttctttttctttcttggtgtAGGGTTTTAGACACCACAGTTGCCTTGAATACGCGGgagtgtgttgtttgtatgtttacgttAAAATAGAGTAAGGACAAATAGGGCTCGTTCTcccttcatacattttttttctaaaaaaataaaaaaatatattgattattGATTAATCCATAATATTTGAATTGTATGGatgtgtatttttcttatatGACAAGtagataaaagtgtatatataaatcagatCTAAAGttctgttttctgtgtgtgtgtgtgtgtgtgtgtgtgtgtgtgtgtgtgtgtgtgtgtgtgtgtgtgtgtgtgtgtgtgtgtgtgtgtgtgtgcgtgcgtgtgtgtgtgtatttggaaaCAAaatacgcaagacagacaaagttcgAAAAGATTTAGAGacgcctacgtcctgcagtggactgatttaggctgatgatgatgatgatatatacatacatacataagtacctacacacacacacacacacacaaacaatcacacacacacacacacacacacacacacacacacacacagatatatatgtgtatatacaccctcacacacgtatgtgtatgtatgtatatatatagatatatatatacatatatacatatatatacatatatatatatatatatatatatatatatatatatatgtgtgtgtgtgtgtgtgtgtgtgtgtatgtgtgtgtgtgtgtgtgtgcgtgtgtgtgtgtgtgtgtatgtatatatatatatgtatatataaatatatatatttatatatatatttatatatatatatttatatatgtatttatatatattcatatatatatatatatacatatacatatatgtacatctatattatatatatatatatatgtatatataaatgtatatacacacatatatatatatatatatatatatatatatataatgataaactgGAATAGCTGGTgggacgtatgtatatgtatatatatatatatatatatatatatatatatatatatttgtgtgtgtgtgtgtgtgtgtttgtgcgtgcgtgtgtgtgtatgtgtgtgtttgtgtgtttttgtgcgtgcgtttgtgtgtgtgtgtgtgtgtgtgtgtgtgtgtgtgtgtgtgtttgtgcgtgcgtgtgtgtgcgtgtgcgtgtgcgtgtgtgtgtgtgtgtgtgtgtgtgtgtgtgtgtgtgtgcgtgcatgtgtgtgtgtgtgtgtaagtgtgtgtgtgtgcgtgcgtgtatgtgtgtgtgtgtttgtgcgtgcgtgtgtgtatgtgtgtgtgtgtgtgtgtttgtgcgtgcgtgtgtgtgtgtgtgtgtgtgtgtgtgtgtgtgtgtgtgtgtgtgtgtgtgtgtgtttgtgtgtgtgtgtgtgtttgtgtatgtgtgtgtgtgtgtgtgtttgtgtatgtgtgtgtgtgtgtttgtgtatgtgtgtgtgtgtgtgtgtgtttacttgtttgtgcgtgcgtgcgtgcgtgtgtgtgtgtgtgtgtgtgtgtgtgtgtgtgtgtcagcccaGCGAAGGGTGCCAATAATCTAGTATTTAAGATCAAAGTTGCTATGACGGTTTAAGGATCTAAGGGTTTAACCTAAGGGCACCAAATGTGCTTCAGCTTTGCTTTGAATCATTTCATGACGTCAACTGAATTCCCCGAGTGGATACCGCTGGGATGGCTGGTGGCACTACTGAAGGGCGCCATTATAATGACCGAAGGCACACTATTGGTACGGCTAAGAAGTATCATTAGAATGGCCATGGGGTCATTATTGATGTGGTCAATGGGCACGACTGGAGCTGCACAAGGGGGCATCATCGGATTGACTTATGTGGCACAAATGGAAAGGTCAGTTAACAAGAAGGGAACAAAGCTGTGGGGTActaatggaagggaagaggagggaagtgaggtaTCACTAGAATAACGGAAGGTGTACCACTGGAAAGAGCGAGGGGACGTGTTGGAAGGACTGAGGTGGCACCAGTGGAGTGGCCAAGGGCACCATTAGAAAGGCCGAAATGGATTGAAAGACTTGAGGGTACATCATCAGAATAAAAGAATACCACTGGCAGGGCCGAAGGGGAAGTATTGGAATGCCCGAAGGGGCATCGTTGAAATAACAAGGAGAGCATTTGGAAGGATCACCTTTGGAAGCCCTGAGTGGGCATCACCAGCATGGCTGAGGGGTACCATTAGGACGATCGATGGGACGCCATCGAAATGATCAGAATGGACAAGGGGGCAGCactggaagggaagaagaggactaTTTGATGGCCGAGGGAATACCATTTACATGGCCGTGAGggtttcaatatatatgtgaaaagatGTTTGTGTCTGGGAAAACTCAATTATAAAATCACTATCTGCTTTCCCCTACGAGCCCGTTCATCTatctcttttcacttttcactcataaagataatgagaaacgtTTCTCAGTCCAatcatttaatattaatattttagttttttatatGCTAAAAGAACTATTAAAAATGACTTTTTCGAAACTGGCACATGCAGCTGATTTAGTGTAGCTGAATCGGATCCGAGAGTTATCTAAAGATCTCCAAAGAACAGCGGCCGATTTCTTAGTTTATAAGCTAACTGGGAGGTTTACGCAAAACATATCGGGTGGATGAAGCTCACGGATAGGTTGGCCAAGGCACAAAGACCAGTTGATTAGATTTTGGTGGTAAACGCATATATGTCTAGATTCCAATTTAAGGGGCCATCACTCGTACAATCCATAATATAGGgaatcaatttctctctttaaAATGTGATAGGTTTGTGTATTTCAAAGCTATATTATTGTGAATTGACACGGCTGTGCGTTCCCTGTAATATCATGTTTAtcatgttttgttttctctcctcctccaagcTGACTTCTTTGGAGTGTATTGCTTAATGAAGATggttcaaaaggaaaaaaaaaactacaaaatggGATAAAGTATATACTTCGCCAATGATGGTAATTACGATAAATTTCAGATCAGAAATGAAACTTTCAGACACAAGAAAATAGTAGTCATGTCACAAAACATTTGCAACGGTTTCTACTTTTCACATGCATCACATGCTAACAGGGCCGGAGTTATAGGGGGTGTAGGGTACAATTGTCCCGTACCCCTCTATGGTCTTCctttggaaagaaaaaataatgtagcAATTATaaaattggttttattatttcaaAAAATCAACAAAGTATGTGTGGGACACCAGAAAACAGAAAGGCAGGGTGCTCTATCCATCGCAAGGCGGTACCCCCTTTGAATTACCTAACTAGCAACAGTTTGGTAATtctgagaaaaaaatagtaaacggTGTTAATCTAGAAGTTATAATCATAAACTGATCTATAAAACCATGCTAATGCAAAAATGTTGGTAAGGTAACAGTCATTTATTAACACTTGTGTAATTAGTGTAATACAACATAAACATTTCCTATACTAAAAATTGAAAATATTAATCCACGACATTCTTACAGTAAAAATATTTATTCTTACActtaaattcatttatttatttgtcatgtcATATGTTATTTTCTGTTGAGGGACCCCAAGGGCTAAATCCATCCTGcatgataatgctattattggcactacagtaatagtaatagtattattttttggGGTCCACAGTGAATATCAAATCCACACGAATGACTGCTGAAAGGTTTAGAATCTTTTTTGAACCATTTCCATAAGCTAACACTTCGCACCTTCTTTTCCACTGTGGTCAAAGTCTCAGAACCACCTCTCTTCACTAGACTTTCCAAAGCCAGACCAGACATCTTCGAGAATCTTTCAGAAATACTCTAGGGTTTCAGACTTTGGATCTTCGGATCTAAAGTCTAATGATCCTCGTCAAGGACTATCAACAGGTGCAAGACGTACTATCGCCTCGCTTCTTTCCCAGACCTTCCTTGCCAGACCGATGTCGCTCGCCAGACCTGTCATTTTCCTCTCCTGAGGCAAAACAAGATTAgatatttgtttcatatataaaGGAAACTGAATTGTATAATGCTGATTAAAGTTTGGTTTTCgttattttactttatctattattattacggaGTTTGAGGGTAGATTATAACAGTTATCTACCATAAATTGCTTGCACTGAGATAGCTACTCAGTACTTATTCATTAGTCCTAAAAGTTCTAGTCCGCGCCTGATAAGAAATTTCCACGACGAGGGAATGACCTCATAGTTTCAAAGGAGACAACAATCAAAGCTGAATTCTGAAGTCTTCATTTCTATCACTTTATGAAGCAAGAGGAAAACAAATCCGAGACTCACAGCACAGTCAGCGAAGAATCCACCAGTCACGTTGGCCACTTCGTCCGATCCGGCAAGATAAACGATGGTTTTAGCCGCTTCTTGGTCACTCTGTATACAACAAATTAATCAATGgagatataaaatattatatatatatatattcacgtctaTATTAgggaaaattatatgaatatctgtataatGTTATTTTATAAGCAGCGTAATTTATATGCTGGGTAAGAACCAATTATGCATACAATAACTGTTGCTATTAATCTAGTTGACTGTGTATAATATGGGGATTGCGAAACAAATAATATAAGTAACTCTGTCTGCcaccgtccgtccgtccgtcggtcatatctgtctgtctgtctgtctctgtctctctctgtctctgtctctgtctctgtctctgcctctgtctgtctctctctcttaaaaatgcCATACAAACCCTTGTAACGAACTGAAGTAAGACGTAGTAGAGGCGCGCCAGGAAATTGCTGCCTCTAATGTAAGGTGCTGATAATACCATGCCCGGACAGAAGGAATTGACGGTCATGCCTAGGGtaaaacaaaaaagggggggtatttatttacatatttcatcatctctctttccctcctttcttcgtaGTTGATAAAAGTAAAGTTTACAAGTAGTAGGTAACCGAAATTCACTACAGTCACTACAAAATAACTCATTGTATCATgtgaaataagtgaatgaataaattgataactaaataaacaagataaaaagggaaaaaacacaacaaatcAAACTCTGATGTATTTTTCCTTACCTGTATGAGCCGTTGTGTCAGCCAAGCAATTAGACATCAGAATGTTGCAAAGCATTGACTGAGCGAAGGCACGCAGACCCCCGTATTTCGCACGTTCGAAATTCAAATTCTGCAAGGGACGTCTTCATGAAGCATATGTTTGAATCAACAGAGATATAATTTATCATCTTTCTCAGTAAGTGTTAATTCACATGCTTCGACCTTTGGTTCCAGAATTATACAGCTGACTATActgtaagcacgcacgcacgcacgcacgcacacacacacctacgtgagcgtgtgtgcatgtttgtatgtttgtctgtgtatgtgcgtgtgtttgtgtgtacgctgCAATGCTGAATATACATGCCGTACGAAGCACATCGTTTTTTAATCATAGATGATAgtctttgaaaaataaaaatgaatacgaATTGTGaataaaatatggaaaataatggaaataatccaCACTCTGCAGCCATTTCACACAACACCCTCGTTACTGACTGACTTCTGCAATAACAAGTAACATGGTCTTCAAAGAACCACTCTACCTTGGGAGTGATGGTGGAGAGCATGTAGTGAGCTGAAGCTGCCAACACTATAACCCGACTTGATTTGTGTTTGCGTAACAAACCTGTGAAGGAAATGTAAATCATAACTCATATTGAAGAAGGTGTAGTATAGGTcgtagaggaaagaaaaggagagagagaagtagaagaggatgaaagagagagagagacagaggggaaggggaaaaaaaactaatcataTTTGCAGAACTCAGATTTGATGGCTTAAATATCATGACTTTCAGTATACTTTACACATTTTGGAATTCGTGAATCAGATAACACCGACATCATccgcatacacattcataaaaagacaaatatcaaGACGAAGGAAATCAAAATACTCAGTGAACTTACACTTTTAGATGAAATACCGGAAAACGACCAATACATTTCTTATCACTCACCGATAAGGCGATTTACCAAGAGAAAATGGCCAAAGTGATTGGTGGCCATGGTGACTTCCAGGCCGTCAGCCGTCAGCTCTCGAGTGGCAGCCCCGCCGGTACACGCTGCCATTACCAGTATATCTATCCTGTTAGCAAAATGTAACTGTAAATTTATTATGAAAAACATTATCGCCAGTATAACTCAGCTCGAGATGTCTCGGGTTTACACATGTTCTGATTGGGTGGTAggattattttcataaattatgaaaaatatccACTATTCACAACGCCAAtagccttttatctctttcttttgccttcaTTCAGCGTACCCGAAACGTACTGAAAGAAACATAATCTCAAAAATATTGTGAGATACAAGCTACATTAATGACATCATATTTGCCGTGTATGATCCATCTACATAACACAGATTAATTCTGTGAAAATCTCGATTAATGAGCTTCATCCAACCCCGCgtcacttttttctttgttatccaaagttcgcacgcacacacagaatagCTTACGTAGCTGATAACGAATTATTAATAAACCTGAGTCCATTCTAGATCAAGTTCCCTACATACACTGACCTTTCACACTGTCTATCCCCTATactatgtatttttatttcaagATAAGAGtctgtaaggatttttttttacctctcttctctcctgacgAAGGCGTTCACGAAGTCATTAACAGAGGCCAGGGAGGAGGTGTCCAAGTGCCTCCAGATCACCTGCGGAACGTGGCTGGAGCTGATGGCGTCGACTGAAAAAATATTCAGAATGTTGCCGGAATTTCACGACTTGTTGCTTCAGTGAAAGTGTCAGATCTTGGATTTTGGGATGCATATCTTAAGCGAAATGGAtggctataaacacaca belongs to Penaeus chinensis breed Huanghai No. 1 chromosome 4, ASM1920278v2, whole genome shotgun sequence and includes:
- the LOC125024931 gene encoding retinol dehydrogenase 13-like, encoding MTEIGLGDLTWTLATMCAWMLGVGITLFLCLGLVYLVYLRHVNRGTRNFWPASVKLDGKIAVITTNGNDIGMEAARQMAARGARIVLACSDLRKVNEAKVDAISSSHVPQVIWRHLDTSSLASVNDFVNAFVRREERIDILVMAACTGGAATRELTADGLEVTMATNHFGHFLLVNRLIGLLRKHKSSRVIVLAASAHYMLSTITPKNLNFERAKYGGLRAFAQSMLCNILMSNCLADTTAHTGMTVNSFCPGMVLSAPYIRGSNFLARLYYVLLQFVTRSDQEAAKTIVYLAGSDEVANVTGGFFADCAERKMTGLASDIGLARKVWERSEAIVRLAPVDSP